The DNA sequence CGGCGGACAGCTCGAAGTCGTCCCTGCGCACCACCGGGCGGGCCCCCTCTGCGCCCAGAAGCGACAGACGGCGGTCGGCGGCACCGAAGGTGGCGCCCGCTCCTTCGTAGGTGGTGACCTCGTAGCCGGAAAGACGCATCAGCTCGGCCGCTACCGAGTCGAACGCAGCCGCGCCACCACGGGCCTGCGGGCCGCGCCCCGCCCGGGCCGCCGCCGTGGAGTCGTCCACCAGCAGCGCCGAGTCCAACCCTGGAGGCCGGGCGAGTTGGCGAAGCCGCTCGAAGACGCGGATGCGCGTGGAGTCGGGCTCCTGCGCCTGCAAGGGGGCGGCCGACAGCATCAGCGCCAGTACCCCCAGGAAGCGTGCCGCCCTCCGCTCCGCCGCCCCCCTGCTCCGCCTCATCCGCCGACTCCTACCGCTCCCTCCGGTGGTTCGTCGGACGCCGATAGGATCCGGTTCTCCCGGCGCCGGTGGATCACGGCGGACAGCCAGATGCTCACCTCGTACAGGAGCACCAGCGGGACCATCATCAACACCGTGAGCGTGATCACGTCTCCCGGCGACAGGAAGGACGCGATGATGGTATTGATGACCAGCGCGTGCCTGCGTTTGCTGCGCAGGAAATGCGGAGTCACCAGCCCCAGGGCGGAGAGGATCATCACCACCACGGGCAATTCGAAGACCACGCCGAACCCGATCAGCAGCTTGGTGACGAAGCCGAAATAGCGGTTGACCTCCAGCGTGCTTTCCAGGAACTCGCTCTGGAAGCCCAGCAGGAAGGGGATCGTCACCGGCAGGGCGATGAAGTAGGCCATGGCGGCGCCGGCCAGGAAGAGGAGGAGCCCGAAGTAGAGGCTGGGCACGATGACGCGCCGCTCTTCCTTCTCCAGAGCCGGGGAGAGAAAGCTCCAGACCTGATAGATGAGGATGGGAAAGGACAGGACCAGCCCCACGACCAGCGCCAGCTTGAGGGTGACGAAGAAGCCGTCCGTCAGCGCCAGGGCGATGAGCTTGGTGTCGGGCCGGAAGCGTTGCAGCGGGTCCAGCAGGATCTGGATGACGCCGAACCGCTGGACGATGAAGAACCCCAGCAGCGTCCCGGCGACCACGGCGAAGAGCGACCAGAGGATCCGCCAGCGGAGCTCTTCCAGGTGGTCCAGGAAGGGCATCTCACCCTTCGGGTTGATTCTCCGCTCCGTCATTCCCGTCCACGGGCAGCCCCAGGGGGAGCCCCAACTGATCCAGACTCGCCAGCTCGCGCCGCTGCCGGGCGCGAACCTCGCTCACGAAGTCCTCAAACTCGTCCAGATCCCGGAAGTTCCGGTACACGGAGGCATAGCGGACGTAGGCCACCCGGTCCACCTGCCGGAGCTGGTGCATGACCATCTCGCTGATGCGGGCGCTGGTCACCTCGACCCCGGCCGAGCGGCTCAGAGCGTCCTCGATGTCCTCGACGATCTGGTCGACCGTCTCGGCCGAGACCGGCCGCTTGGCGCAGGCCGCGTTCAGGCTCCGGAGGAGCTTGGCCCGGCTGTACTCCTCGGACTCCCCGTTGCGCTTGAGCACACGCACGGGTCGCTCCTCGATCACTTCATAGGTGGTGAAGCGGGCGCCGCATTGCTCACACTCGCGGCGACGCCGCACTGCGCGGCCCCCGCGGCTCAAACGGGTGTCTACGACCCGGGTGTCGGTCGCGTCACACGCGGCGCAGCGCATGGCGGGGGGGTGTCGGCCTCAACCGATCTCGGACAAACGCTCGCGCGCGACCCGCGCCGCGTCGGAGTCCGGATAGCCCGTCACCACCCGCTGGAAGTACCGCCGAGCCGCATCCGCGTTGCCCCGGTCCAACTCCAGCACGCCCACCCGATACAGCGCGTCGGCCGCGAGCGGGTCCGCAGGAAACAGCTCCGGAATCCGCAGGAAACCCGCGATGGCTTCCTCCACGTCTCCGTCCTGCGCCAGCTGATCGGAGAGGTAGTAGCGGGCCTCGGGCACCCGTTGGTGCGTGGGGTACTGCTGGATGAACTGCTCGAAGCCCATGCGGGCAGCGGTGGACGACCGTCGCTGATACGCCGAGTAGGCCGCATCGAACGCGGCATCGGCCTCCTCCGAGCTCCCCGCGGACGAGGGGCCCCGCGAGGAATCGTACTCGTCCAGACGCGCCCGTCCCGCCTCTACCTGATCGCGCAGCTGTGTGAGCGTGCGCTGGTTCACTCCCGACATCTCCTGGACCTGGATCAACTGGTCTTTGATGTCGAGCAGTTCTCGCTGCACGTGGCCGCGGAACTCGAAGGAGTAGTCGGCTTCGGACCGCAAGGTGTCACCGATCTGGTCCAGCTCTTCGAACAGCCGCTGGAAGATCGAGTCCTGGCGGGCGGACTGCGCGCGCATCTCGCCGCGCAGATCCCTCAGGTCACGCTTGGTGGCACAACCCGTCAGCAGCACGACCGACGCAAGCAGAACGGCGGCGCTCCTCCGCGCCGAGGCAGCGCGCAGCCACCCAATCACGAAGGAGCGCCGTTCCATGCGAGTCAGCGGGCCACCGGCTGGATGTCGTTCTCACCAGCGGTGATGACGAAGGCCGCTCGGCGGTTGCGCGACCAGGCCATCTCGTTGGAACCGGAGTCGAGCGGACGCTCCTCTCCGTACGAGATCAGCGTGAAGCGCGACCCGTCCAGCCCGAAGCTGGAAAAGAAGTCACGCACGGCCTCGGCGCGGCGCTGGCCCAGCGCGATGTTGTACTCGGTCGAGCCGCGCTCGTCGGCGTGCCCCTCGATACGGAGACGCACGGCGGGGCTGGCGCGCAGGATGTCCACCTTGTCGCGCAGGACACGCTGCGCGTCCGGCGTCAGGTTGGCCATGTTGTACTCGAAGAACACCAGGGCCGTGAGCGCGGAGCGGGCCATCTCGATCTGGCGCTGGCGCTCGGCCTCGGCGCGGGCTTCGGCCTCGCGACGGGCGCGCTCTGCCTCCTCAGCTTCGCGGCGGCGACGCTCTGCATCGTCGTCGTTGGCGGTGGGCTGGGGCGCCGGTGCCGGAGGGGGCTCCTTCTTGCAGCCTCCGATCGGGAGGGCGATGGCGAAGGCGAGGACCAGCAGGGTGCGAGGCTTCATTCGTTCTCCAGGCTTCTTGATAGGGGACGTCCGCACGGCCGGGGTCGGCACCTCGAAGCCGCACCCACGACCCATTGTGTTCGCTGTGGCATGAACCGGGCCCGCGCCAGCATATAAGGTAGGAAGCCTAGTTCCGCAATATGTTTCCGGCCGCGGAGACCAGGCGGGGCGACCACTCGGGGGCCCGCGCCCGGATGTTGGGCACCACGAGGCGGACGCGTCCGCTGACGGCGTCGACCACCCAGAGCCCGGTTCCGTTCGAGCGTTCCCCTACGAAAACGATGTGTCGACCGTCGGGGGCCCAGCTGGGATCCTCGTTCTGGCCCTCCCGGGTGAGCTGTACCAACGAGCGCGCCCGCCCCCGCCCCACCTCCGCCACCAGGATCTGGTAGCGACCGCGCTCGATGCGGCCGTGGAAGACGATCCGGTCCCCGAAGGGGGACCAGTCCGGGGAGGTGTAGTAGCCCCGCTCGCGGATGTCGAAGGGAGAGAGCAGCTCGCCCTCCCCCCCGCTGGAGGGCATCACGAAGATCTGCGGCGCCGCTTCGCCGGCCAGCCGAGACGTCATGTAGGTCAGCCGCGCTCCATCAGGCGAGTAGCTGGGTGAGATGTCGTCGTAGCGCCGGGCGTTCGTTAGCCGCTCCAGGCAGCAGCCCCGGCCGATGTCGTACGTGTACAATCCGCCGGACCCACCCCCGGCCACCCCGAAGGCGAGGTGCTGGCCGTCCGGGTGATAGGTGGGCGTCAGGAACATGGCATCGTCGATTCCGGGAACCGCCTTCTCCGAGCCGCTGACCAGGTCGAGCTCATAGATGCGGGCCGGGCCGTCCTTGTACGACGTGAAGGCGAGCCGGCCGCCGTCCGGGGACCAGGTGGGGGAGAGCGTGATGGTTCCGTACCGGGTCACCCTGCGCAGGTTCTCGCCATCCGCGTCGACCGTCCACAGGTCCTGGTTGCCATCCGCGTCCCGCCGCGAGAAGGCGATCCGGCTCGCGGCCATCCCCGGTTCGCCGGTGATCCACTCGACGATGGCGTCCGACACGGCATGCACAGCCATGCGGAACTCGTCGCTCTCCGGCAGGGGGAGTTGGAACCGCCCCCGCTGTTTGCGCTCGCGATACACGACATCGTGCAGCTCGAGCGCAAGCACGTATCCCGCCCCGCTGCCTTCCACCTGTCCGTTGAGCAGCCACACCGCCCCCAGGCGGTCCCATACTCCGTAGTTGACGGTGCCGTCCTCCACCATCTCCGGAGGCAGCGAATCGATCAGCTCGAACCGATCGGAATAGCGCAGATCCCGCGCGAGGATGGCGCCCACGCCATCCGTGATGGCTTCCCCGCCGAACCGCGCCGACAGGGGAGGAAACGCCAGCCCGGGTCGCTCGGCATTGGGGTCGTAGACGAGACCCAGCCGCACGTTGGGGAACTCCTCCTGGGCGTTCAGCGAGCGCGCCGCTGCTCCGAACACGAGGAGGAGCAAGAGCAGGAGCTGGACGGCCTGTGGGAGGCGCTTGTGCATGGAGCTCGGTTCCGGTGCCGGAGAGGATGGTCCGCGGCGGCGCGCGCGAGGCCGATGGGCCTTCATCCGCCGCGCGGAGCGAAGAAGAACTCGATGGGAAGGACGTCCCAGGCGAAATCGTCAGGAAGCGGGCCCAAGTGTCCGTCTCTGCCCGCACACTCCACCGCCTCGATCGCCCGCACGTCGAACGCCAGATTCCCGGTCGATTCTACCTTGCGGATGTCTGAAACGGTCCCGTCCCGATGGATGACGAACTGGACCGTTGCGGAGTGACGCCCGGGCGGTGGACGAAAGCACCGTCCGAGTTGGGCCACGATGTTCCCGTAGTATTGGGGATAGTCGCGGCGCAGTCCCTCGAGACGGACGTTCAAGTCCTCCCCACCCTCTTCGCTGGGCTTGGCCTCCGGGTCGGTGGTGGTGGCGCGGCGGGGCTTCTCCTCGGGAGGGTCGGGCGTGGGCTCCGGCTTGGGGGGCTCCGGCCGCTGCTCCGGGGGCGGGGTCACCTCCTCCTTCTGCTCCGGGGGCGGAGGTGCCTCCTCAGGCTGCGGATCGGGCTCTTCGACCACCAGCTCTTCTTCGGGCACCGCCGCTTCCTCGATCTCGGCCGCCTGCGCCGGGGGCGGAGAGAAGAGTTGGATGCGCACGGTCTCGAAGTGGGGACGCTCCGGACGCAGGCTCGCGACGGCCCAGGCCACCAACACGGCCAGCACATGTCCGCCGGTGCTGAGGAGAACGGAGCGCCGGTCCGGCCCCGAGCGCCGGCGGGAGGTGGCCGCCGCCTTGGGAGGGCGGACGATGGCCATCAGCGTTCCCGAGGAGCCGACTCGACCACGACGCTCAACTGAACCCCCTCTACCTGGTTGACCGCATCGAACGCCTCGATGACCCGGCCGTAGGGGACCTGCCGATCCCCACGCAAATAGACCGTCCCGCCGCCGGAACGTTCCGCCAGGCGTGCGACCAGCTGGCGAAGCGACTCCGCCGTTTCAACGGGCTGGTCCTCCACGAAGAAGGTCCCGTCGCGGTCGATGGAGACGATGATGGGGGTTCGATCCGCATCGAGCGGTGCGACGTTGCCCTCGGGCAGATCCACCTCGATGCCGCCCTGCAGGATGGGGGCGGTGATGATGAAGATGACCAGCAAGGTGAACGCAACGTCCACGAGGCTCGTGACGTTGATCTGGGCGTCCGCGGGCAGACCGCGCCGTACGGAGCCGCGCGATCTCACAACCGACCCTCCCGGGCCAGGGCGCCGATGAACTCGCTGGAGAAGCCCTCCAGCTCGCTCATGAAGAAGTCGAGCTTGGCCGCGAAGTGGTTGTACGCCACCACTGCGGGAATGGCCACGAAGAGCCCCGCCACGGTCGTGGTGAGGGCGCCGCCCACACCGGGCGCCACCGCCGCGATGTTGGCCGACCCGGCCGCGGCGATGCCGAAGAAGGTGTTCATCACGCCGATGACCGTCCCCATCAGGCCCAGCAAGGGCGCGATGGAGCCGATGATCGCCAGCCAGGGCAACCCGCGTGACAAGTCGTCGCGCTCCTCCGCCTCTTCCTTCTCCATGACCAGACGCAGCGCCTCCAGCTGGGTCAGGGACAGGCCTTCGCCACTGCGCTGGCCTTGCAGCACGCCGGGTCGCAGATCGGAGAAGAAGTTGATGCCCCGCCGGAAGACCCGCCCGTAGGGCGAGTCGGGAAGCGCCATCAAGGCCCGCATCGCTTCCTCGATGCGTTTGGCGCGCTCCATCTCGTCGATGAAGCGGCTCCCCTGGCGCTGCACGGCTCCGAACTGCCGCGCCTTCCAGAGGATCATGATCCAACTGATGACCGAGAGCACGGCCAGGACCACCAGGACGATCTGGTTGAGGATCCCACCGCTTCTGACCATCCCCCAGGCGTTGGTGGGGGCGCCGGCCTGGAGGAGCAGCAGGGGGAGTGGGCTCACCCGGCCACCCTCGCCGCCGCGATGTGCTCATAGGTTTCGCGGAGCCCATCCCGGATGGCGAAGCGCGGAGCCCATCCGGTCCGGCGCAACTGGGACGCGTCCAAAGTGCTGTGCCGCAGCTCGCCCACGCGGGCGCCACGGTACTCGCGTCCCGGGTGCACTTCGGCGATCTCCTCGAGGAGGTCGGCCAGACGATTGACGCTCGTGCCCACGCCCGTTCCGACGTTGAAGGCCACGTCGTCGAGCTCACTCCCCTCCAGGGAGAGGTCGGACACGCGCAGGTTCGCGCTCACCACGTCCTTCACGTACACATAGTCACGGGTCTGCTCGCCGTCGCCGAAGACGGTCAGCGCCTGCTTGTCGAGGAGGCGCTGCGAGAAGATCGCCACTACACCCGCCTCGCCGTGCGGGTCCTGTCGGGGTCCGAAAACGTTGGAGTAGCGGAGCGCCACGTACTCGAGACCCCGCTCCTTGCGGTAGTAGTTGAGGTAGTACTCTCCGGTGAGCTTGGAGACGCCGTACGGCGAACGGGGATCCTTGGGCGCCCGCTCCGGCGTGGGGATCTGCTCGGGCTCGCCGTAGACCACCCCACCGCTGGACACGAAGACGAAGCGCTTCGTGCCGGTGCGGATGGCCGCTTCCGTGAGGTTGAGCAGCCCCAGCGTGTTGGTGGTGGCGTCCCGGCGGGGATCGGCGACGGAGATGCGGACGTCGATCTGGGCGGCGTGGTGGTTGACCAGGTCGAAGCCCACCTCGTCGAACAGCGCGCCGACGTCGGCATCCCCGATGTCCATGTGGACCAGCTCCGCCCCGGCGGGGACGTTGGAGCGCTTTCCGCTGGACAGGTTGTCCAGGATCCACACGCGGTCGCCCCGGGCCACAAAGGCCTCGGCGACATGGCTTCCGATGAACCCGGCTCCGCCGGTGACCAGCACCTTTCTTTGCGTTGTCATCCTGCTCTCGGTCCTTTGTCCGTTCCCGGGGCGCGGCCTGGCGCCACCGCCCGGGTCCTGCCTCACAAAAAGATCGCGTCGGATAGCTCACCGGCGTCCAAGCCGCCGGGAGCCTCCCGACGCGACCCACGCACATCCCTCGGGGACGTTCCGTAATCGCGTTGTTCTCGCCACGCAAGGGTCGCGGGCGATCCGCGCTTGCTCGAATCTACGGCATCTTTCGGCTCAGGTGCAGAACCAAGCCTTCCGTGAAGGCCGGCGTGTCGATCGACAGGATGCGCGCCGAGGATCGGTGCTCCCGCACGCCGAGGATCTGGACCCGTCCGATCGGCTCCGGCTCCCATCCCTCCGCGGGGGGCAGGTAGCCGATGAACTCGTCTCCCACGACCACTCCATCCGCCCGGCCGACGTCGAGGAACATCACGTCGCCCAGGAGCTGCAGCTCGTGTTGCCGCTGGAACGCCAGGATCCGGGTGTCGAGCATCTGGCCGGTCGCCTCCGGCGTCACGCCGGCCCGCAGCCCGAAGGGCTCCGGCACCTTCACCCAGTCGCCCAGGCGCAGCGGCTGATACTCCTCGGCCACCTCTGCAACCACACCGTCCCCCTCCAGCCGCAGGACCTCGAGCACACCGGTCGGAACCACGACGTCACCGAGGTCCTTGATCCGGCGCTCGATGCGGAAGGTCTGGAGCATGTCCCCCGGTCGGACGGCCACCGGGTTGTCCAGACGGACGTGCAGCAGGTCGAAGGGCTGCGCGGTCATCCGGGTCGACCGTACGCCCGAGGCGACGCTGAAGGTCTGGACGCGACCGATCGCTCCGGTGGGCTCGTCCACCTCGAGGAGCCAGCCCGCCGCCTGGAAGGCGTCGACGGGCACGGTGGGCCGCAGCATGGCCACCTCTTCGGCCCGGGCCAGCAGTGGCGCTTCCACCGTCACCGTGCGAGCCGGCCCGCTCCAGAAGGCGGTCCGAGGCGCGGAGGGCTCGACCGGGGGTGCGGGACGGGGGGCCGGGGTGGCGCGCCGCTGCTCCCGCACCGGCGGGGCCGGCTGCGTGGTGACCTCGACCGTGCGGACCGCGGCTCCGGCGGCACCTGGAATCCTGAGCTCCAGGCCGGGCTCGATCTGGTTGGGATTGGGGATCCGGTCGCGGTTGGCCTCATAGATGACCCGCCAGGACGCCACGTCCCCGAAATAGGCTCGCGCGATGGAGGACAGGGTCTCGCCGGTCTGAACCCGATGAACCCGTTCGGTCGCTTCCTGGGCCGTGAGTGCATGGCCGCCCAAGGCGACGAGAGTGAGCAAAACGTACAGGACCCGGCGCATGGAGATCTCCTTGGAAGCCGGGGTGGCCGGGCTGGGAAGATCGACCCTGGGCCCGGGAAAAGCCTGAAGGGAGGCCCGATTCCAGGACTGCTCCCGGACCGGCGCCACCTCCGCGCCCTCCACCCGATGTGCCTTCGACGGCCCCGAGGGCCGCACGCTCCGTGCCAGCCACCCCCCCGAGGGAGGAGGGCTCAGCCGGCCTGGGCGGGGGGAGTCGAGGCCCGGGCTTCGGGAGTGGCCCAGCCGCCGGCCAACCACTCGTCGCCGGAGCGGAACTCCAGGCTGGCCACCTCCACGCTCAAGCCGGCCTGGGCCGCGGCCCGCACCAGGTTGCGCACTTGATCGTCGGGCGTATTGGGGAGCGAGAAAATGACGTGCTGGGCCCCGTAGAGGCGGGCGATGGCAGGGAGCCTGGAGACGGGCCCCAGCACCCGCACCCCACCGATGAGGCTGCGGTGCGCCTTGGGGTCGTCGTCGGCGAACCCGATCACGTTGTAGCTCCGGTCGGTCCGACGCTGCAGCGAACGATACACGGGGAGCACGGCGTCCGCCGTGCCGGCGATCAAGGTGCGCCGGCCTTCCCGCGCCCAGCGGTCGAGGACGGTGACCTCTCCCAAGGCACGCACGCCCAACCGGGTGAAGCCGAAGAAGAGCAACGAGAGAACGCCCTCGAGCACGATCACGCTGCGTGGGAACGATGGAGCCTTGAGCAGGAACAGGACCGCGGTGAACAGGAGCGACCCGATCAGGACGGCGGCCACCAGACGCAGCGCGTCGCGCGCGAGCCCGAAGTGCCACTGCGTTTCGTAGATGCCCATGAGCAGCGCCAGCCCCACCCGGAATGCGATCAAGTACGGGAGCGCCAGTGCGAGGTTGCCGAGCTGGTCCGGAGAGATCTGGCCGTCGAAGCGCAGCAGGAACGCCAGGTAGAGGGCGGCGAACACCAGAACCACGTCGCCCGCTAGCGCCACGATGCGGATAACCCAGCGATGCCAGGCCGAGCCCTCCCAGCCGGCCGCCACCCGCTCGACCTGGAACTCCTCGTAGTTCTCGTGCACGCGGGCCTGATAGAGGAACGCCCCCAGGTACATGAGAACGATGAGGAAGAGCGAGGCCCCCGCGGCGTATTCCAGCGGAGAGAGCCGGAGCACGAGCAGGCCCAGCGTCCCTCCCGCCGCCGAAAGCACATAGACGGCCAGCAAGGCCCTCCCTCGCGAGAGCCCATGCGCGATCAAGCGGTAGTTGATGTGGTCGGCTTTGCCGCGGCTGACGGGGATCCCCGACAACTTGCGTGTGACGGTGACGAAGGTCGTGTTGAAGATCGGCACGGCCAGCAGCAGCGTAGGCGCCAGGACGGTGAACGTAAGGTTGGTGAGCCCTCTCCAGCTTCCTCCGATGGCGAGGCCCGCCAGCAGGAACCCGAGGAACATCGAGCCCGAGTCGCCGAGGAAGATGCGGGCGGGAGGGAGGTTGTAACGGAGAAACCCGAGGCAAGCCCCCGCCACGATCCAGGAGAAGAGCGCTGCCTCCGGGCGGTCGGTCATCCCCGCGAACAGAGCCACGAACACGGACGCTACCGCGGCGACGCCGGGCAGCATGCCGTCCATGTTGTCCACGAGGTTGAACGCGTTGGTCACTCCCACGAACCAGAGGAGCGTCAAGGGAACCGCCAACCACTCCAGCCGCGACCCCAGCGGGAAGGTCACGCCCAACACCACCATGGCCGTCGCCGCCGTGAGTTGGATCAACAGCTTCATGCGGGGTAGCAACAGGCGTACGTCGTCCCAGACCCCGGCGAAGAACAGCAAGCTGGCACCCAGGAAGACCGTGGCCACCTCGGCCACGTCCGTGCCCGTTCCGCCCAGCGCGGTCAGCACGCTGCCCACGACGAGCCAGATCGCGATGCCGCCACCTACGGGGACCGGGGTGGGATGATTGGGATCGGGTGCGGACACCAGGCCGAGCCGCGGCAAGAGGCGAACGGCAACGGCGGTCAGGACGAACGTGCCGAGTGCCGCCACGCCCGTCGCGACCAGCGTCTGCAGCAGTGGAGTCACGCTCCGGCGGCTCCCGCCCCGTCGAGGGCCGGATCGAGCAGCTCGCGGTGTTCCCGCACCCATTCCGCAGTGCGCAACACGGCGTCGTCGAGCTCGATGCCGGGCCGGAACCCGAGCAGGTCTGTCGCTTTGCGCAGCCGGGGCACCCGTACGTCGATGTCGGAGAAGTCGATCTCCACGAACTTCACCTTGGAGGGCGAATCCAGGAGCCGCACCACGCGCTGCGCCAGATCGTAGATCGTGAGCGTGTTGCGTGGATTCCCCAGATTGAAGGTCTCGCCCACCGCCTCGGGCATGTGCATCACCCGCAGCAGCCCGTCCACGAAATCGTCGATGTAGCACCAGGAGCGGATCTGGGTACCGTCGCCGTGCACCTCCAGGTCTTCGCCCCGTAGCGCGGCCAGGATGAAGCGCAGCATGGCGTGATCCCCGAGACGGAGCCGGCCGAACACGTTGAACGGCCGCACGATCGCCGTGGGCATGCCGAGCTCGCGGTGATAGGTATGCACCAGATGCTCGCCGGCCAGCTTGGCGATCGAGTACGTCCAGCGGGCTTCGCTGACTGGACCGATGGTCGAGGGGGTGTCTTCACCGGCCCGGAAGGCGCTCATCCCGAACACTTCGCTGGTGGAGAAGTAGACCACCCGCTCGAGGTCACGTCGTCCCTCGAGGGCACGCAGCAGGTTGGACGTCCCGATGAAGTTGATCTCGATGGTGTCCCTTCCCCTGGACAGCACGTTCTTGACGCCCACCACAGCGGCCAGGTGCACCACCGAGGTAACGCCGTCGACGGCCTGCCGCAGCGCATCGGCATCCATCACGTCGCCGACGGTCACCTCCAGATTGGGGTGTCCCCAGGCTCGGCTGAGCGAGGCACTGCTCCCCTCGAAGTCGAGGTCGAAGAGGCGCACCTGGTTGCGCTCCACGAGCCGCTCCGCGAGCGCAGCTCCGATGAAGCCGGCGCCGCCCGTGATGAGAATGCGGCGCCCTTCGATGGTGGGGGTCGGAGTCACGGGGATTTCAATCCTCGAATGGAGTCGATGAACGCGTCGATGACGAACGACTGCTCGTCTTCGGTGAGCTCGGGGAAGATGGGGAGCGACAAGGCCGTTTCGGCGAAGCGCGTTGCGTTGGGGAAGTGGCCGGCATCCTCGGCCAGGTGAGCGAACACGCCTTGTCCATGGAGCGGCGGGTAGTAGAGCCGGTTGCCGACCCCTCGCTCGCTCAGGGACGCGCGCACGGTGTCCCGGTGTCGAGACCCCGATGCTCCCTCCACGCGCAACGTGTAGAGCTGGTAGTTCGCGTCCTCCGCCTGGCGCTCGTGGGGCACCACTACGTCCGGCAGGACGTGAAAGGCGTGACTGTAGCGTCCGGCAATCTGCCTACGCCGCCTCACCGCCTCCGGCAGCCGCTCCAGCTGCACGAGCCCGATGGCGCCCATCATCTCGGGCATGCGGAAATTGAAGCCCAGCTCGGTCCACTCGAACTTGCCCGTGTCCCCGAAGTTGCGGAAACGACGGCAGCGCTCGGCCAGGGCGGCGTCGTCGGTGACGATCATTCCGCCCTCCCCGGTGGTCATCGGCTTGGAGGGAGTGAACGAGAAGATCCCGATCCGTCCGAGGGTTCCGGTGCACCGCCCGCCCTGATAACGGGCCAGATGGGACTCGGCCGCGTCCTCCAGGACGGGGATCCCATGGCGCTCGGCGATCTCGAGGATCGGCCCCATCTCGGCGCTGTGCCCCGCGTAGTGCACCGGCACGATCGCGCGCGTTCGCGGTCCGATGCAGCGCTCCAAATCGGAGGGATCGAGACCGTAGGTGCGCATCTCGATGTCGGCGAGCACGGGCCGCGCACCCAGAAAGAGGGCCGCGGAGGCGGTCGAGACGAACGTCATGTCCGGGCATACGACCTCGTCGCCCGCGCCGACACCCAGCGCGCCCATCGCCACGAGCAACGCGCTCGATCCGGAGTTCACCGCGATCGCGTGCTCCGCCCCGATCAAGGCAGCGAAGCGAGCCTCGAACTCCGCGACCGCGGCCCCTTGGATCAGCCAGCGGGATGCGACCACCTCGCGGGCAGCCTCGGCTTCCTCCGGTCCCATCCAGGGACGGGCCAACGGCACGCGCATTCCGCGGGCTCCCTCCACGTCCGGACCCACAAGCGACGGTGTGGGGGGCGGTCTCACGAGCCCTCCAGGAGGCGCGTCGGAACCCCCACCGCGGTGGCGCCCGCGGGCACGTCGCGGATCACCACGCCCCCCGCGCCGACCACCGCGCCCCGCCCCACCGTGCGACTCGGGATCACCACCGCTCCCGTACCCAGATACGCCTCCGGCTCCAAGACGACCCGCCCGGCCAGATCGACTCCGGGCGACAAGTAGCAATAGTCGCCGATCCGGACGTCGTGCGCGACCGTACACCCCGGATTGACCACCACGTGCCTGCCCACCTCCACCTCGACCGTGAACGTGCACCCGGCCATCACGAGACTTCCCTCCCCGATCGTGACCCAGGGGGTGAGCTCCACCGACGGGTGGATGGCCGTCGCCCACCGCACGCCTTTGCGAGTGAAGCTCTCGTCCAGGCGGCGCCGCGCCCCCGGCGAGCCCACGGTGATCAACACCTGGACCTCCGGAGGAGCCCGGTCCAACCAGTCCACCCCGCCCAGGACGGGAACGCCCAGCACCGTGCTGCCCACCCGCTCGGGGGCGTCGTCCAGGAATCCCAGGACCGTCCAATGCGGGTCCCGCGCGTGCAGGGCATGAAACACCGAAAGCGCG is a window from the Gemmatimonadota bacterium genome containing:
- the tatC gene encoding twin-arginine translocase subunit TatC → MTERRINPKGEMPFLDHLEELRWRILWSLFAVVAGTLLGFFIVQRFGVIQILLDPLQRFRPDTKLIALALTDGFFVTLKLALVVGLVLSFPILIYQVWSFLSPALEKEERRVIVPSLYFGLLLFLAGAAMAYFIALPVTIPFLLGFQSEFLESTLEVNRYFGFVTKLLIGFGVVFELPVVVMILSALGLVTPHFLRSKRRHALVINTIIASFLSPGDVITLTVLMMVPLVLLYEVSIWLSAVIHRRRENRILSASDEPPEGAVGVGG
- the nrdR gene encoding transcriptional regulator NrdR, whose translation is MRCAACDATDTRVVDTRLSRGGRAVRRRRECEQCGARFTTYEVIEERPVRVLKRNGESEEYSRAKLLRSLNAACAKRPVSAETVDQIVEDIEDALSRSAGVEVTSARISEMVMHQLRQVDRVAYVRYASVYRNFRDLDEFEDFVSEVRARQRRELASLDQLGLPLGLPVDGNDGAENQPEG
- a CDS encoding tetratricopeptide repeat protein translates to MERRSFVIGWLRAASARRSAAVLLASVVLLTGCATKRDLRDLRGEMRAQSARQDSIFQRLFEELDQIGDTLRSEADYSFEFRGHVQRELLDIKDQLIQVQEMSGVNQRTLTQLRDQVEAGRARLDEYDSSRGPSSAGSSEEADAAFDAAYSAYQRRSSTAARMGFEQFIQQYPTHQRVPEARYYLSDQLAQDGDVEEAIAGFLRIPELFPADPLAADALYRVGVLELDRGNADAARRYFQRVVTGYPDSDAARVARERLSEIG
- a CDS encoding OmpA family protein, whose protein sequence is MKPRTLLVLAFAIALPIGGCKKEPPPAPAPQPTANDDDAERRRREAEEAERARREAEARAEAERQRQIEMARSALTALVFFEYNMANLTPDAQRVLRDKVDILRASPAVRLRIEGHADERGSTEYNIALGQRRAEAVRDFFSSFGLDGSRFTLISYGEERPLDSGSNEMAWSRNRRAAFVITAGENDIQPVAR
- a CDS encoding TonB C-terminal domain-containing protein — protein: MAIVRPPKAAATSRRRSGPDRRSVLLSTGGHVLAVLVAWAVASLRPERPHFETVRIQLFSPPPAQAAEIEEAAVPEEELVVEEPDPQPEEAPPPPEQKEEVTPPPEQRPEPPKPEPTPDPPEEKPRRATTTDPEAKPSEEGGEDLNVRLEGLRRDYPQYYGNIVAQLGRCFRPPPGRHSATVQFVIHRDGTVSDIRKVESTGNLAFDVRAIEAVECAGRDGHLGPLPDDFAWDVLPIEFFFAPRGG
- a CDS encoding biopolymer transporter ExbD; the encoded protein is MRSRGSVRRGLPADAQINVTSLVDVAFTLLVIFIITAPILQGGIEVDLPEGNVAPLDADRTPIIVSIDRDGTFFVEDQPVETAESLRQLVARLAERSGGGTVYLRGDRQVPYGRVIEAFDAVNQVEGVQLSVVVESAPRER
- a CDS encoding MotA/TolQ/ExbB proton channel family protein, producing the protein MSPLPLLLLQAGAPTNAWGMVRSGGILNQIVLVVLAVLSVISWIMILWKARQFGAVQRQGSRFIDEMERAKRIEEAMRALMALPDSPYGRVFRRGINFFSDLRPGVLQGQRSGEGLSLTQLEALRLVMEKEEAEERDDLSRGLPWLAIIGSIAPLLGLMGTVIGVMNTFFGIAAAGSANIAAVAPGVGGALTTTVAGLFVAIPAVVAYNHFAAKLDFFMSELEGFSSEFIGALAREGRL
- a CDS encoding NAD-dependent epimerase/dehydratase family protein, with the translated sequence MTTQRKVLVTGGAGFIGSHVAEAFVARGDRVWILDNLSSGKRSNVPAGAELVHMDIGDADVGALFDEVGFDLVNHHAAQIDVRISVADPRRDATTNTLGLLNLTEAAIRTGTKRFVFVSSGGVVYGEPEQIPTPERAPKDPRSPYGVSKLTGEYYLNYYRKERGLEYVALRYSNVFGPRQDPHGEAGVVAIFSQRLLDKQALTVFGDGEQTRDYVYVKDVVSANLRVSDLSLEGSELDDVAFNVGTGVGTSVNRLADLLEEIAEVHPGREYRGARVGELRHSTLDASQLRRTGWAPRFAIRDGLRETYEHIAAARVAG